The DNA region CGGTCACCCACGACGGTGATGCCCTCACCGAAGAGGTCACCCGACAGGGGGGTGCGCTGACTGACCGCGCCGGTGGTGGGGTCAGTCGCCCGGATCTCCGACTGGCCGACCAGGCCGGTGCCTTCATAGAGGACACCGTCGACAAGCTCCAGGCCCTGGGTGAAGGCGGCGCGGTCGTGCGGGCGCTCCTCGAGCACCTTGGCGGTCAGCTCGGTGACCACGGCGGGCGCGGCGCTCGACGGGCTGGTGGGGGCGGGCTGGGCGGGGCCGGAGCAGGCGGTGGCCAGGCAGGCCAGCGCGGCCGCGGCGGCGGTGCGGCGGAGTAACACCCGGCAAGCGTGGCACGGCTGTCGGACCTCTGATCGGCGTGGGGCACAATCTGCGGTGATGAGCCCGACGCCCGCACCAGAAGCCGCCACCGACCCCGACCTGCTGTCGGCGGTCGACTTCGCGCGCGCCGCCGCCGAGACCCAGGCGGGGGCCGAGGTCGGCAGGCACGTAGCGGCCCAGCCGGAGGACGCCGCGGCCGTCACCCACCTCTTCGACGCCGACAAACCCGGCTACCGCGGCTGGCGCTGGGCGGTGACGGTGTCCCACGCGGGCCCCGACACGCCGGTGACGGTCAGCGAGGTCGTGCTGCTGCCTGGCCCCGACGCGCTCACCGCCCCGGCCTGGGTGCCGTGGGAGCGGCGCGTGCAGGCGGGCGACCTTGGCGTCGGCGATCTGCTGCCGACCGCCCCGGACGACGACCGGCTGGTCCCCGGATACCTGGGCAGTGACGACCCGGACATCGAGGAAGCGGCGCTGGAGCTGGGCCTCGGCAGGCTCCGGGTGCTCTCGCGCGTCGGCCGCCTGGAGGCCGCCGACCGCTGGTTCGCAGGCGACTTCGGCCCCGGCGCGGACATGGCGCGCAGCGCGCCCGCGCACTGCGGCACCTGCGGTTTCTATGCCAAGGTCGCGGGATCGTTCGGCGCCGCCTTCGGGGTGTGCGCCAACGAGCTCGCGCCCGCCGACGGTCGGGTCGTGCACGTCGAGTACGGCTGCGGCGCGCACTCGGAGGCCGAGGTCGAGCAGATCTCCCCGGTGCTGGTCGCCGACCTCATCTATGACGACGCCACGCTGGACTACGAGCCCCGGCCCGCCAAGGCCGAGGTCCCGGACGAAGCGGAGGCACCCGTCGATGATCTGCCGGTAGGTCAATCTTCGGCCGATGTTGACGAGGTGGCGGACGGTGGCGCTCTGGCTGGCGGCGCTGACGCTGGTGAGAGCACTGATCCGGTGGATCATGCGGATCGCCCGTTAGCCGGCCCCGTGGCCGGTAGCGACGGGTGAGCGCGACCGATCCGTTCGACACCGCCGCGCTGCGGGCGGCGATCGTGGGGGCGTGGGAATCCTCGCCCACGCGGTTCCGTGAGGACGCCAACGCCGAGGAGGACCTCTACCTCGGCGGCTATCGCGACCGGCTTCTCGTCGAACTCGCCCAGAACGCCGCTGACGCCGCCGACGAGCCAGGCACGCTCCGAGTGTCCCTTGTGGACAACGAACTCCGGGCGGCCAACACCGGCCACCCGCTCGACGCGGCCGGGGTCGCGGCGCTGACGTCGCTGCGTGCCTCGGCCAAGCGCGGCGGCGGGGTCGGCCAGTTCGGTATCGGGTTCGCCGCCGTGCTAGCGGTGACCGACGATCCCGTTGTCCTGTCGGCCAACGGTGGCGTTCGCTTCTCGGCGGAGGACACCCGGGCGGCGGTCGCCGGACACCCGGATCTCAGTGCGCGCGTGGCCGAGCGGGCGGGCCGGGTGCCGGTGCTCCGACTGGCCTGGCCTGCCGGGGAAGCGCCGCCCGCCGGGTTCGCCACCGAGGTCCGGCTGCCCTTGCGGTCCGATGTGGACGGTGCGCGGCTGCTGGAGAACTTCGCCGCCCAGGCCGTCGACCTGCTGCTCGCGCTGCCCGGCCTGCGCCGGATCGAGATCGCCGACCAGGTCTGGGAGCGCACCGACGGCGACCGCGTCCGGGTTCAGGGCCCGGACGGCGTGTCCACCTGGCTGGTCCACCGCACCTCCGGCGAGTTCGCCCAGGAAGTGGCCGACACCCTCGGCGTCGAGGCGCGGCCACAGTGGACGGTCTGCTGGGCGCTGCCGGTGGACGGGCACAACATCCCCCAGCCACTCGGCCCGGATGTGCTGCACGCGCCGACCCCGACCGACGACCGGCTCTCGCTGCCCGCGCGACTGATCGCGAGTCTGCCGATCGAGCCGTCCCGGCGGCGCCTGCGTCCCGGCCCCGCGGCCGACGCCGTGCTGGCCGAGGCCGCGCGGGCCTATCCGGTGCTGCTGACCGAGATCGCGGTCGAGCATCGGACGCTGCTGGTGCCCAAGGCGGGTTTCCCACTGTCCGAAGTGGACGACCGGCTGCGCGAACTCGTCCTCGCCGAATTGCGGCAGGCGAAGTGGCTGCCGCAGGCGGGTTCGGCCAAGCTGATCGCCCCGGCCCGCGCCAGGGTCCTCGACGCCGACGGTCTGGCCGGGCTGCTCTCCCAGGTCCTGCCCGACCTCGCCGACCTGTCCGACCAGCGCCACGCCGCCGCCCTGGCCGCGCTCGACGTCGAGCGGATCGGGCTGGCCGACGTGGTCGAGTCGATCACCGGCATCACCCGGCCGCCGTCGTGGTGGCGCGAGCTGTACGCCGCGCTCGCCCCGGCCGTCGACACCGACCCGACCGCCCGCACCGAGCTGGGCGGCCTCCCGGTGCCGCTGGCCGACGGGCGCACCCTGCCCGGCCCGCGCGGCACCGTGCTGATGGACGGCGACGCCGACCTGCTGGACCTGTTGGCGCACACCGAGGTCGGCTCGCTACGGGTGGTGCACCCCGAGGCCGCGCACCCGATGCTGGAACGTCTCGGCGCCCAGCCCGGCGGGGCGCTCGACGTGCTCGACGGGCTCCAGGAGGCGGTCGAACGCAGCCTGGACGACGTCGAGTCCGGTGTGGACATCGACAATCTGGTGCAGGTCGTGCTGCGGCTCGTACGCGACGCCGGGGTGCGGGTGGGGGAGCGGCCGTGGCTGGGCGCGCTCGCGCTGCCGGACTCCGTCGGCGACTGGCGCCGGGCCGACGAACTGGCGCTGCCCGGCTCGCCGCTGCTCGACGTGCTCGATGAGGACTCGCCCATCGGCGTGCTCTCCTCGACCATCGATTGGCCGGAGTCGGTGCTCATCTCCTTGGGCGTCCTGGACGCGTTCGCGCTGGTCGTGGACGACGCGCCGACCGGGCCCGACCACGATCTCGCCGACGAGACGCGGTGGTGGGACGAGGCGCCCGAGCCGCCGCACCGGCTGCTCGCCGTGCGCGACCTCGACCTGGTCACCCCCGACGCCTGGCCGCGCGCGCTGCGGCTGCTCGCCGCCGAGCCCGAGACCTGGCGCGCGCTGCAGGAGCCCCGCGGCTACACCGGCTGGTGGATCGCCCGGCACGGCGTCATCGGCGGCGCCGCGCCCACCGAGTGGCGGATGCCCGACGCGTCGGAACTGGCCGGGCTCTACGACGTCGTGCCCGACCTGGGCTTGGATCCGCGCGTCCTCACCGCCATTGGCGTGCGCGCCGCGCTCGTGCTCGACACCCCCGACGACGCCGAGGAACTGCTCGGCCGCCTCGGCGACCTCGACCGCGGCATCGGCACCGGCGCGGTCCTGCGCGCCCACGCCGCCTTGGCCGAGGCCGTCATCGACGAGGTGTTCGACCCGTCCGACGTCCGCCCGCCCGCCGGGGTGCGCACGCTGGCGGACACCGTCGCCCACGACTGCTCAGTCCTCGACGCGCCGTGGCTGCTGGCCGTGGTCGCCGAGGACGCGGTGGTGTCGGCCGGACCGGACTTCGCGCTGGCCGAGTCTCTGGCCGACCTGCTCGACCTGCCGCTGGCGTCGGAGGAAGTGGCAGGCGAGCCCTCCTCGGCAGGCGAGTTCGTCCCGTGGTCCGACCTCGGCGCGGTCGCGGCGGCCTGCGAACTACTCGGCGTCGCGGTGCCAGACGGCGGGCCGATGGTCCACGACAAACTGATCATCCGCTGCGCCGACGGCGACCGCCCGGCCCCGTGGTGGGTCCAGGCCGACGTGGCGCACTGTGAGGACACCCCGCAGGCCATGGCGCGTGCGCTGGCGTGGACGACCGACCGCTGGGAAGACCGGCACACGCTGGCCGAACTCATCGAGGACCCGGCCAACCACCTGATCTAACTAGTGAGATCAGTCCTGGCTACGGCAGACCAAGCTTGCTCAGGTATGTAATCCGAGCCTCGATCGCGGACTGGAACCGAAGCCAGTTGTGACGTTGATCGAACTCCACGGGTATCGGCTCGTCCGGCGAGGAGGCGATGCAGCAGACCGCGTCATAGAGTTTCTCGCGGACGAATCTATCGCACGACAATGCTGAGCGCTCCATGTATGAAAGGCCAACCCACGCTGGATCCATGGGAAATGCGCCCTTGGTTGCAAGACTCACCGGTCGGCGTGAGCGGAAGTCGTCCTCGACGATGAGGAAGAAGCCAAGCCATGGAACCTCGCCTGGGAAAAGATCCGCCATGATCGCGTGACGCGCGTCAGTCGCGGTGCCGAGCGCCTCTTCCATCCGGTTGTTGTAGTTGTTCCCAAAAGATGGTCCGCCCAGTGCTTTGAGCTCGAACGCCGCGACCAGGGTTCCCTTATGGGCAACGACCAGATCCCACCTTTTGGATGGTCGAAAATATCCAGGGAGCTCAAGTCCGTGGCCTGCCTCGATCCTGATCGACTCTGTCGGATAGCCGGCATCGAGGAAAAACTTGGCGAGCAGCAGGGCAATCGGGTCGAAGTGTTTCCCGCCGCGTACCGAGCCTGCCGTTCCGGCCCCGACGGCGGCTTTGATTCTCGATATTTCGAGTTGGGCACCTTTGGCGCCCCAGTAGGCCTCGATGGCCGTCTCAAACTCGGCCCGAGTAACGGACAACGGTACCCCCGCAAGTCGTCACAGTCGTACGCTTGAGTCGATCTTATACGCCACCCGAGCTGCTTGGGTGGCCGCCTCCGCATCGCGGTCCAGGAAAGCACACCTGAGCGCGTCTTTCGTCTCAGGCGAGATGGAGTCAGGGTGCGGAACGCGAATCTTCTTTAGGTATTGTGCCTGGAATCTCAGGGTGTTCCCGCGCATTCTGACGCTGTAGGCCTCGATGAAGGCCTGAGCTACCCGCGAAAGAAGAAGCCCGCCGAGCACTTCGATGTCCCACTCGTCTGACACCACGTAATAGAGATTGTGATGCGGATAGTGTCCGCCGAGATCCAGGACGGGATTAATCGAGTTTCGCATGTCCTGGATGAGAATTTTCGGCCGTGCGGTCAGTGCGTGGTTGACTTTGTCGATCGTCTTGTGCCAGGAACGTGGGTTCTTCTTCGCGATGTGCCTGCTGGTCAGCTTTTCCCGATGGAGCAAAAAGTACGAGCGAAGCTTGGGGTATCGGCTGAGGTCAACGAGTGTGCCGTCTTCCTCCCAAGGGTTTACCAGATAGTTCTCACCCCAGGTAAACCGGCCAGATTTGGTGTCGCCGGCCATTGCTATCGGAAGCAGCCGGTCCCTCTCGACAATCTCGGGGTCGTCGGTCACGTAGACCGAGTCGGCTCCGGTGGCGATCCCGATGCTGACCCTTGTGCCCAGCCGTGGATCGTGGAGCGGTTCGAAGTTGTCATTCAGATACTCGACCAAAGCGATTCGCTCGGGTGATCCGGCAGGCCACATCTCGTCTCCGGCAAACCAATGCGGGAGTCGGTGGGCTTGGAATCCCGGCCCTGTGGTGGATTCGACATCTTCGTCGAATATCCACCTCGTCAACTGGCTTGCGGACTTGGCATTAAATGTGGAGTCTGCGTCGGCCACGATTGCGCAGCCCTGGCGTCGCCTGCTTATCATGGTAATCGCTGGATAAGCCGATACGGTGGTTTCAAATGCATCGACGTCGTGCATCGTCCACACGGCATCGACGCTGAACTCTGCCGCGACGAGCGACCTCAAAGCGCCGCCGTACTGATTGCGCATCCACCTGTCGGCACAGATGAATGCGAGCCGACCTTCTGGGGCCAGTGATCGCAAGGCGCGCTCATAGAATCCTATATAGACGTCGGCTCGCCCTGACATTGTCGGCCACCGCTCGCGATACGCGGCCGACAGTTTTGTTGGCATGTCTTCGAGACGAATATATGGAGGATTGCCGACGATGAAGTCTGCGCTTGGATCCTGATCGGCGTGATCGAATAGGGTGGCGCGTGGCCCGTCAAGGAGGTAGTCGCCTCGCTGGATCCATGTGGTCGCGAGTCGATGTGATGACTCTGGCTCGATACCCGCATCGATAAGTCGAGTGACGACAAGATCGCGAGTGTGCTTGACGTTGTGTTCGAGCAGGTCATACGCGGATATGGCGTGTGTGAGCACGCCGACGTCCGAATGCCGTGCCGACCAGCTCTCTATCAATCTGTCCACGACGGGTGTGATGAATGCGCCAGTTCCGCAGGACGGCTCAATCAGCCTGAGTGACGACAGGTCGCGGTCAGGGGTGTACCCGACCAGATCCAAGATCGCTTCCACGATCCAGCGTCGAGTGAATACCTCACCGTGGGTGACCCGGGGCGACTGCTGAGCTTGGATCTGCGGCACCTTGACACCTTACGGCGTTCGAACGCCTGTGCGCCTTCAGGTCGGCCCCGTGTCGCCTAGCTGACCTTCTGGGCGCCCTTGGACCCGCGCCGCGCGGCTCGGCGTTGCCAGAGGATGAGCAGGATGCCGAGGATGCCCAGCGTGGCTCCCGACACCGACGTCCAGAGCCAGACCCGGGGAATCGTGTCCGCCACCAGCAGGACGACTCCGGCCAGGACCCACACCCCGGTGCCGACGTAGACGATGGGCGCCAGCGCCAGCAGCCGCGCGGGAAGCGGCGGCGGGGGACGCAGGGGCTGGTCGGGTACGGGCACGGTCCGGAGGTTACTCGTCGGCCGGAGTGGAGCGGGCTTCGAGACCGCCACTAGTTCAGGGACGCAAGATCACAGCTGCGTGAAGATGATTAGTGAGGTATGCTAACAATGTGTCGTCGGAGGGTTCGGAATCGACCGAACGGGCGCTGACCAGCCGGTTGCGGCTGGCTGTGGTGCGGCTGAACCGCAGGCTGCGCGCGCAGCGTTCGAACGCGTCGATCACGTTGACGCAGCTATCGGCACTGTCGTGTCTCTACAAGAGCGGCCCGCTGTCCCCCGGAGAGCTCGCCGCCAGGGAAGGTGTGCAGCCACCCTCGATGACGCGGGTGATCGCCGCGCTGGAAGAGCTGGGTTACCTCAGCCGTAGCCCGCACCCCAGCGACGGCAGGCAGGCGATCGTGGCGCTCACCGATGCCGGTCGGACTTACATCGACGCCGACATCACCGCCCGCGAGGCATGGCTGGACCGGCGGCTGGCCGAACTGGACGACCGTGAGCGGGAGATCCTCGCTCGCGCCGTCGAGATCATCGACAGAATGGCAGGGAACGCGAACTAGTGCAGGCGCAAGCGGGTGGCACCCGAGAACACCGGTCCGACCGACTACCCGCGCCGCCTTCGCGGCCTGACCACGCCCCGTCCCGTGAGTCCACTTCGGACACTCCGGTCCAGGGTGGCATGTTCTCGTCCCTGCGTGTGCGCAACTACCGGACGTACGCGGCGGGCAACCTGGTGTCCAACCTGGGCACGTGGATGCAGCGCATCGCCCAGGACTGGCTGGTGCTGGTCCTCACCGACCACAACCCCGTCGCCCTGGGCATCGCCGCCGCTCTGCAGTTCGCGCCGACGATCCTGCTGTCGCTGTGGGCTGGGGTGCTCGCCGACCGGCTCGACAAGCGCAAGCTCTTGATCGCCGTGCAGATCGGCCTCGCGTCGTGCGCGCTGGCGCTGGGCGTGCTCGACATCACCGGCCAGGTCGAGTTGTGGCATGTGTATGTGCTGTGTGTCGCGGTCGGGGTGTTCTTCGCCGTCGAGGTACCGGTCCGGCAGTCGTTCGTCGCCGAGATCGTCGGTCGGTCGCAGGTCACCAACGCCGTCGCGCTCAACGCCACCGGCTTCAACCTGGCGCGGGTGATCGGGCCCGCCGTCGCGGGCATCATGATCGTGCTGATCGGCACGGGCTGGCTGTTCATCGCCAACGGGGTGATGACCCTGGCCGTGGTCGTCGGGCTGCTGCTGATGCGGGCGGGCGAGCTGCACCCGTCGCCGAAGATCCCCCGGCGCAAGGGGCAGCTCGTCGAGGGCCTTCGCTACGTGCGCAAACGGCCCGACATCATCGTCGTGCTGGTCCTGGTGTTCTTCGTCAGCACGTTCGGGATGACGTTCTTCGTCACGCTGGCGGTGGTCGCGTCCAAGGTCTTCGGGCGCGACGCCGACGGGTACGGGCTGCTCTCGACCGCGCTGGCCATCGGGACCCTGGGCGGCGCGCTCCTCGCGGCCCGGCGCAGCCGCAACGGCAGGCCGCGAACGCGGGTGCTGCTCGGCGCGGCCTTCTCGTTCGGCGTGCTGGAGATCACCGTGGGGCTGATGCCGACGTACACCGCGTTCGCCATCGCGCTGGTGCCGGTCGGTGTGGCCCTGATGACCTTCATGACCACCGCGAACTCGACCGTGCAGCTGGCCGTCGCGCCGGAGATGCGCGGCCGGGTGATGGGCCTCTACATGCTGGTCTTCCTTGGCGGAAACCCGATCGGGGCGCCGATGGTCGGCTGGATGGCGGCCGAGTGGGGGCCGAGGTCGCCGATCTATGTCGGCGGGGCGGTCGCCGCGCTGACGGCGGTGGTCTGCGGAGTGGTCCTGATCCGGCGCGGCGGGGTGAAACTGCCGGTCACGAAGTGGGGCCGGTCACACATCCTGCGTCGAGACCGACGAGGCTTGCCGGTGAAGTGAAGTTAGGCTAACCTAAGTCACGTCGCTTCGTGGTGGGAGTGGCAGTCAGTTCGGGAACAGGCGAGGCCCCGCTCCAAGCGTCCGGAGCGGGGCCTCGCTGTTTTCGGCGGACGAGCTTGTCGGAGCGCCCCCGCCGAGTCCTGGGGGGTTACGCCATGGGCGCGCGCAGGCCGTTGACACCCGCGCGGGCGGCGTCGAACCGGGCGCTGACGTCAGCCCAGTTCACGATGTCCCACAGCCGCTCGATGTAGTCGGTCTTCAGGTTGCGGTACTGCAGGTAGTACGCGTGCTCCCAGACGTCGATCACCAGCAGCGGCGTGGTGGAGATCGACAGGTTCGAGTGATGGTCCTTGAGCTGCTGGGTGATCAGCCGCTCGCCCAGCGGGTCCCACGCCAGCACGCCCCAGCCGGAGCCCTGGATGGTCGCCGACGCGGCGTTGAGCTGGGCCCGCAGGCCGTCGAAGGACCCGAAGTGCTCATCGACGGCCGCGGCGAGCTCGCCGATCGGTTTGTCGCCACCGTCGGGGCTCAGGTTCTTCCACCACTGGGTGTGCAGGGCGTGGCCCGCCAGGTTGAACGCCAGTGCGGCTTCCAGGCCCGCGATGAAGCCGAAGTCGCCTTTGGCGCGGGCGTCGGCGATCTTGTCGAGGGTGTCGTTGGTGCCTTTGACGTAGGCGGCGTGGTGCTTGCTGTGGTGCAGCTCGTTGATCTCGCCGCTGATCACTGGTTCCAGCTGGGCGTAGTCGTAGTCCAGATCGGGGAGGGTGTAGGGCGCCATGGCTCCTCGCTTGTTGCCAGTCAGTTCTAACTGCAACTTACTGGCAACAGTGCGAGGGCGCGCGGGCATCCCACCAATCGGGCCACGTCTCAGTAATCAGGCCAGGTGTGGACCGGCTCCCCGGCCTCACTCAGCTCTATATAGCCCCGCAGCATCGCCACCAGGGCCGCGTCGCGGTCCACGCCGCGGGCCTCCAGTCGGGCCACGGTCGCCCGCTGCCACGTGGAGCCGGTGCGCTTTGCCAGGCATCGCTGCTCGATCACGCCGAGGTACTTCTCGCGGGACTGGTCGGAGACGCCGCAGTCGATCAGGCCCTCGTGGGCCATGGGCAGCAGCCTGCGCAGGACGAGCTCGTCCGGCGGCACCCAGCCGATGCCCGGCCAGTACAGCTGTGCGTCGAAAGCGTGCCTGGCGCCCGAGTACAGGTTCTCCTCCGCCGCCTGGAACGACATCTGTGTCCACACGGGACGGTCTTCCTTGGTGAGGGCCCGTTGTGCGCCATAGAAGAACGCCGCGTTGGCCATCAGGTCGATGATCGTCGGACCAGTGGGGAGCACCCGGTTCTCCACCCGCAGATGGGGAATATCGTCCATGATGTCGTAGACCGGGCGGTTCCAGCGCCAGATCGTGCCGTTGTGCAGCCGCAGTTCGGCCAGTTTCGGCGCCCGGCCGGAGTCCAGGGCCTCGAACGGGTCCTCGTCGTCCACTTCTGGTAGCAGGCCGGGGAAGTAGCGCACATTCTCCTCGAACAAGTCGAAGATCGACGTGATCCACCGCTCGCCGAACCACACCCTTGGGCGCACGCCCTGGTTCTTCAGCTCCTGCGGCCTCGTGTCCGTCGACTGCTCGAACAAGGGGATCCGGGTCTCGTGCCACAACGCCTTGCGCAGCAGGAACGGCGAGTTCGCCGCGAGCGCGACCTGCACGCCCGCCAGGCACTGTGCCGCGTTCCAATTGGCGGCGAAGTTCTCCGGGGGGACCTGCAAGTGCAGTTGCGCCGACGTGCCCGCCGACTCCGAGAGGATCGAGTCCTGCAGGCTGCGCAGGCGTTCCGGGCGCTGGCCCGGCAAGGGGGCGCCCTCCATGTTGAGCAGCATCTCCTCGCCGCGCGCGGCGAAGATCTGGTCGTTGAGCTTGCGGTAGCGTGGGTTGTGCGTGAGCCATCTCGACTCGAAGTGCTCCGTGCGCAGCGTCGGCAGGGTGCCGATCATGACCAGGGTGGCCCCCGCGGCCTGGGCGGCGTGCCCGGCCGCGGTCAGCGACTCGCGCAGTTCGGTCTCCAGGTCGGCCGACTGGCGGCCGCGCAGGGGCCGGGGACGCACGTTTAGCTCCAGGTTCTGCTGACCAAGTTCGGTGGTGTAGCAGGGGTCATCGATCTTCTCCAGCACCGTGTCGTTGAGCATCGCGGGCTGCAGCTTGTCGTCGACCAGGCATAATTCGATCTCCAGGCCCATCCACGGCGGGGACTTCGCGAAACCGCCCTCGGTGAGCATGCGCTCCAGTGCGTCGAGGCAGCGCTGCACCTTCTGGCGATATCGCTGTCGGTCCTCGCGGCTGAATGCCTCGCTAGTCACGTTGTGCCCCATGCCGCCCTCCCGTCCGGCCGGATCGGCGTCCGGCAACCGTGCGGGAGGACAACGGTTTCACAGCGTCGACTCCCTTGCTAGCGGCCAAATTGGTGCCGTGAGTTATGTCAAGGTAACGCTGAGCGAACAGTGTCGGTCGGTGCTCACGCGCCGCCGCAGCGTGCGAAACTGCGCGGTGTGGCGCAGGTGATTGAGGTGACGGATCCGTCGGACCCCCGGCTCGACGATTTCCGCGACCTGACGACCGCCGACCGCCGCCCGGACCGGCCCGGCGGACGCGGGCTGGTGATCGCCGAGGGCGTGGTCGTGGTGCGGCGCCTGCTCGCCTCCCGCTACCCGGTGCGCGCGCTGCTCGGGGTGCGTCGTCGGATCGAGTCGCTTGGGCCCGAACTCGACGGGCTCGACGCGCCCGCCTACGTCGCAACCGCAGAGGTCATGGCCGAGGCGGTGGGCTTCCACCTCAACCGCGGCGTGCTCGCCGTCGCCGACCGCGCGGCCCCGCCGGATCTCGCCGAACTGACCGCGAACGCGCGGACCCTGGCGGTCCTGGAGGGCGTCGGCGACCACGAGAACCTGGGTGCGCTTTTCCGCAACGCGGCCGCGCTCGGCGTCGGCGGTGTGCTGCTCGGTCCGGGGTGCAGCGATCCGCTCTACCGGCGCAGTGTCCGGGTGTCGATGGGGCACGTGCTCGCGGTGCCGTTCGCGCCGATCGAACCGTGGCCGGACGGGCTGAAATGGTTGCGCGACAGTGGTTTTCGGGTCATCGCACTCACTCCGGCGCCCGGATCGGTACCGCTGTCCGAGGCCGTCCGACCCGGCGAACGGGTGGCGGTGCTGCTGGGCTCGGAGGGCCCGGGACTGACCGAGGAGGCCATCGCGGCGGCGGACGCGGCGGTGCGCATCCCGATGGCGGGCGGGGTCGACTCGCTCAACGTGGCCACCGCGGGGGCGGTCGCCTTTTACGCATTAGGCGAAGGGGACACCGGTGGAACTGCACGCCAGGGATGAGCGCGCGGTGCTCGTGGGGCACGACGGCGCCGCGGAGCGGGAGGTCGACCCGCACAGCCTCGCGCTGGGCGCCGACCTGTCCGACGCACTGCACGAGTGGGCCAAGGTCGTGGGCGCCGTGCGCCGCAGCGACACCGCGGACGAGTCGGCCGGGATCGTGGTCTCCCAGCGCGGCAGACAGCTCGCGACCCGCGTCGCCGACGCGATGGGTCAGCCGATCAACTACATCGACCCGCTCTCCGGCGAGGTCTCGCTGATCGAGCCGCCCGAGATCGAACGCCCGGCCCCACCCCCGCCGCCCAAGCGCGCCGAGCCGACGCCTTGGTCCACCGGGCTGGCCGTCTCGGCGTTTGTCTTCGTCTTCGTCGTGGTGGCGATCAACGCGCTGGCCGCGACCCTGATGGAGACGAGCCCGCTGCTGGGGGTGGCGTCGAACGTGGTCATCACCGCCGGTCTGCTGCCGTCGGTGTGGCTGGCCAGGGGCACCCCGACCCTGCGCTGGCTCGCGTACGGCACCGCTGCGGGCATTGCGGTTGGATGGGTGAGCCTGCCCTTCATCCTCTTCGCGTAAGGAACGTCGATGGACTGGACTCTGGAAGTGGTCGTCGTCCCGGTCACCGATGTCGACCGGGCCAAACAGTTCTACGTCGACGGCCTCGGTTTCGACGTCGACCACGACTCCCGCTTCGGCGAGGAGATGCGCATCGTGCAGCTCACCCCGCCAGGGTCGGGCTGCTCGATCGTGATCGGCAAGGGCGTGGGGGACATGGCCCCCGGTTCGATCAAGGGCCTCCAACTGGTGGTGCGCGACCTGCGCGCGGGCCACGCGCAGCTGGTCTCGCGCGGCGTCGAGGTGAGCGAGATCAAGGTCGCGGGCCCTGAGGGCTTCCGCCTCGCCACCGAGGACGACGAGCTCAACAACCAGGGCTTTTGCTTCTTCGACGACCCAGACGGCAACAGCTGGGCGGTCCAGCAGATCACGGCCCGCTCCTGATGCTGGTCGACCCGGCCAACGCCGCCCAACTCGACGCCTGGGACGGCGACCAAGGTGCGTTCTGGACCGCCCGCTCCGACCGCTTCGACGACGGCGTCGCCGCCTACCAGCCCCACTTCCTCGACGCCGCCGCGATCACCCCGACCGACACCGTCCTCGACATCGGCTGCGGCTCGGGCCAAACCACCCGCGCCGCCGCCCACCGCGCCTCAGCAGGCTCGGCCCTAGGCGTGGATCTGTCCTCGGCCATGCTCGCCCACGCCCGCGCTTTGTCGACCGACGTCCCGAACGCGACCTTCCAGCAGGCCGACGCCCAGGTCCACCCCTTCCCGGAAGCCCACTTCGACACCGCCATCAGCCGCCACGGCACCATGTTCTTCGGCGACCCCGACGCCGCGTTCGCCAACATCGCCCGCGCACTGCGCCCCGGCGGCAGGCTGGTCATGCTGTCCTGGCAGGCCCTCGAACGCAACGAGTGGAGCAGCACGTTCGTCAAGGCGGTCTTCGGCTCCCTACCCAAGCCCACACCCGCGACGCCTGGCTCGCTGAAGGACCCGGACCAGGTGCGCACATTGTTGACGTCGGCCGGTTTCACCAACGTGCACATAGCCGCCCTGACCAAACCGATGTACTTCGGCGAAGACGCCAAGGACGCC from Alloactinosynnema sp. L-07 includes:
- a CDS encoding RNA methyltransferase codes for the protein MAQVIEVTDPSDPRLDDFRDLTTADRRPDRPGGRGLVIAEGVVVVRRLLASRYPVRALLGVRRRIESLGPELDGLDAPAYVATAEVMAEAVGFHLNRGVLAVADRAAPPDLAELTANARTLAVLEGVGDHENLGALFRNAAALGVGGVLLGPGCSDPLYRRSVRVSMGHVLAVPFAPIEPWPDGLKWLRDSGFRVIALTPAPGSVPLSEAVRPGERVAVLLGSEGPGLTEEAIAAADAAVRIPMAGGVDSLNVATAGAVAFYALGEGDTGGTARQG
- a CDS encoding DUF2537 domain-containing protein, translating into MELHARDERAVLVGHDGAAEREVDPHSLALGADLSDALHEWAKVVGAVRRSDTADESAGIVVSQRGRQLATRVADAMGQPINYIDPLSGEVSLIEPPEIERPAPPPPPKRAEPTPWSTGLAVSAFVFVFVVVAINALAATLMETSPLLGVASNVVITAGLLPSVWLARGTPTLRWLAYGTAAGIAVGWVSLPFILFA
- a CDS encoding class I SAM-dependent methyltransferase, which gives rise to MLVDPANAAQLDAWDGDQGAFWTARSDRFDDGVAAYQPHFLDAAAITPTDTVLDIGCGSGQTTRAAAHRASAGSALGVDLSSAMLAHARALSTDVPNATFQQADAQVHPFPEAHFDTAISRHGTMFFGDPDAAFANIARALRPGGRLVMLSWQALERNEWSSTFVKAVFGSLPKPTPATPGSLKDPDQVRTLLTSAGFTNVHIAALTKPMYFGEDAKDAFDFISGQFAWHLNKLDEETRAQAHENLQAAMTNHETPDGVYFDSAAWLIDAHRT
- a CDS encoding glyoxalase superfamily protein, whose product is MDWTLEVVVVPVTDVDRAKQFYVDGLGFDVDHDSRFGEEMRIVQLTPPGSGCSIVIGKGVGDMAPGSIKGLQLVVRDLRAGHAQLVSRGVEVSEIKVAGPEGFRLATEDDELNNQGFCFFDDPDGNSWAVQQITARS